The Nitrospiria bacterium DNA window GGGTTGACCGCCCAGTGCGGTTTCTCAAGCGTGAAAGAAAGTTCGTTCAAAAGCTCCATTGATCCTCCTTGCTGATTTTGTTTCCCTACTATACTTTTTCAACGCAAATTCAGCAAGTTGAATGTTAAAATACAGACTCTATTTAAAATTGCCATGGGCTCTGCCTGTGGGTACCTACTCCTTCCAATGGGGATGGCTTTTCCCTTTGATCGTCTGAAGATTCCTCATGTGATACAACGAAGGGCTGCCACCAGATCACTCATGGCAGCACAGGTTTCCTTTGCCCGTTGACTTTCCTCTTTGGCTTCATTTTGAATTTTTTGAAAGTTTGGATCTTCCTGCGGGGTTGTTTGATGGGCCTTCCATAAGGTTTCCACTCGGGTATAGGCCTCTGTAATTTTTTGTGTCATGACGGGGTGGTGGGCTAAAACGGTTTCCAGGTTATTCTGGATTGCCCGCAACCGTTCCGACATTTCATCCAATGAAGCCCCTTCGGCAAGGGGTTCTCCCGCAATAGGGCGAAGCAGATGAGAAATTAGCATGTTAAAGGCGACCATGTCGTTGGCCACCTGAAGCATCCGTTTTGAAAGAGCCTCTTTCACGGGTTTTGAGGGGGCGGGGGTTTTTCTGACAGTTTTCTTGGGTTTGGGTGCGGTTCCCATGGATTTTTTTCCGGTTTTTTTCCGAGTTACTTTTGGGGCAGAGGTTTTTTTGGTTCTTTTTTTTATGATCTTCTTTTTGGCCATGATTCTCCCAAGGGTTTGTTTGTGTCAATCACAACTTGGTTTAACCTACGGCTTTTGGTAAGAAAACCTAAACGATTTCTCCCTTTCCGGGAAAGGATGCTTTTGGGGGGGGGGATTTTACCCCCCATTCTGTTGGGTCTAAAAGATCCACACCCTACCTGAATTTTGTAAAAATTGCAACGAGAAATAAAGTATGAGATGATGAAAAATAGAATAAAAGAAAATCGCTCCTTTCCGTTTTTCTTCATGAGCGGAAAGGAGTTTTTTGGTTAAAATTTAAACTTCTATTCCCCTTAGGGTGGTACGGGGTGACCGCTTAGCTTCCCCCTTTGGAAAAGGGGGATTTGAGGATTCAGGTTTTCCTTTGAATACCTCGCAGTCTTGCTGCGGGAATCTTTATTTTTCCTAAAGGTGTTTCAGAACATGTGGCCCATTGACCTGTTAATGTTTGATTTAGATGGAACCCTGTTTGATACCAAACAGGATTTGGCAACGGCGGTGAATTTGACCTTGGAGGATTTTGGCCTTCCTTCCAAACCTCCGGAACTCATTTACACCTATGTCGGGGATGGTGTCCGTAAACTGTTGGAGCGGTCCTTGGATGGTTTCGGGGCGGGCCATTTCGAGAGGGCTTTAACCTTGTTTCGGGGACACTATATGACACATCTGACGGATACCACCTGTTTTTACCCGGGGGTCATATCCGTCCTGGAGCACTTTAACCATAAGAAGAAGGCTGTGGTCACCAATAAACCTGCAGAGTATACCAATAAACTTATGCAGGATTTAAATGCTCATCACCATTTTGATTTCATCATCGGAAGTGATACTACTGTACGACTCAAACCCCATCCGGATATGATTCTTTCCACATTGGAAAGACTGGCGGTCTCCCCACAAAGGGCGCTGATGATTGGAGATAGTGTCAATGATATTAAGGCGGGGCAGGAGGCAGGGGTCAAGGTATGTGCGGTGGGATATGGTTTGGG harbors:
- a CDS encoding HAD-IA family hydrolase, which translates into the protein MWPIDLLMFDLDGTLFDTKQDLATAVNLTLEDFGLPSKPPELIYTYVGDGVRKLLERSLDGFGAGHFERALTLFRGHYMTHLTDTTCFYPGVISVLEHFNHKKKAVVTNKPAEYTNKLMQDLNAHHHFDFIIGSDTTVRLKPHPDMILSTLERLAVSPQRALMIGDSVNDIKAGQEAGVKVCAVGYGLGDRDGLKKAEPDFFCDNILELKEHIE